The sequence GACGAGGTGGCCTCCGGCGTCGCCGAATAGCCGCAACGCATGCGGGGGTGCACCGGCCGGTGCACCCCCGCACCCTGATCCACGGAGGACCAATGAGCGAGCCCATCCTCGAGATGCGCAACATCACCAAGACCTTCCCCGGAGTCAAAGCGCTACAGAACGTGGACCTGAGCGTCCAGCCCGGCGAGATCCACGCGATCTGCGGTGAGAACGGCGCCGGCAAGTCCACCTTGATGAAGGTGCTCTCCGGCGTCTACGCCCACGGCAGCTACGACGGCGACATCGTCTACGACGGTCGGCCGATGTCGTTCGGCTCGATCAACGACAGCGAAGCCGAGGGCATCGTCATCATCCACCAGGAGCTGGCGCTGATCCCGCACCTGAGCGTGGCCGAGAACATCTTCCTCGGTAACGAACGTCGGGGCCGCAACCAACTGATCGACTGGAACCGCGCCAACTCCGAGGCCGCCACACTGCTCGCCCAGGTGGGCCTGCACGAGAACCCGGTCACGCCGATCAACCAGCTCGGGGTCGGCAAGCAGCAACTCATCGAGATCGCCAAAGCACTGTCCAAGGACGTCCGCCTGCTCATCCTGGACGAGCCGACCGCCGCACTGAACGACAACGACTCCGAGCATCTCCTCGGGCTGATCCGCGAGCTGCAGACCCGGGGCATCACCTCGATCATCATCTCGCACAAGCTCGGCGAGATCGCGGACATCGCCGACCGCACCACCATCCTCCGGGACGGCCAGACGATCGAGACCCTCGACATGTCCGAGGCAGGCTCCACCCAGGACCGGATCATCCGCGGCATGGTGGGCCGGGACCTGTCCCACCGGTTCCCCGAGCGCACCCCGCAGATCGGCGAGGAGGTGCTCCGAGTGGAGGACTGGACCGCCTACCACCCCACCCAGCTCGGCCGGCTGATGGTCGACTCGGTCAGCCTGAACGTCCGCGCCGGAGAAGTAGTCGGGATCGCGGGCCTGATGGGCGCCGGGCGTACCGAGTTCGCGATGAGCCTGTTCGGGCGGACCTATGGTCGGGAGATCTCCGGCCGAGTGCTGATGCACGGCCGGGAAGTCAGTACTGCCACCGTCGCCGACGCGATCGACGCCGGCATCGCCTACGCCACCGAGGACCGCAAGTACTACGGTCTCAACCTGATCGAGGACATCCGCCGGAACATCTCCTCCGCAGGACTGCATCAACTGTCTTCCCGAGGTTGGGTGAACGGCAACGAGGAGCTCAAGGTCGCCGAGGAGTACCGGGCCAGCCTGAACATCAAGACGCCGAACGTCCTCACCCCGGTGGGCCAGCTCTCCGGCGGGAACCAGCAGAAGGTGGTGTTGAGCAAGTGGATCTACACCGATCCCGAGGTGCTCATCCTCGATGAGCCGACCCGCGGGATCGACGTCGGCGCCAAGTACGAGATCTACACGATCGTGAACAAGATGGTGGCTAGTGGGAAGGCAGTGCTGATCATCTCCTCCGAGCTGCCCGAGCTGCTCGGCGTCTGCGACCGGATCTACACCCTCGCCGGCGGCCGGATCACCGGTGAGCTCACCGGGGCCGAGGCCACCCAGGAAGACCTCATGCACCTCATGACCATGGAAAGGGATCTCGTGTCATGACCGGAATCGCCAACGTGTGGGAGCTCGCC is a genomic window of Ruania zhangjianzhongii containing:
- the mmsA gene encoding multiple monosaccharide ABC transporter ATP-binding protein, producing the protein MSEPILEMRNITKTFPGVKALQNVDLSVQPGEIHAICGENGAGKSTLMKVLSGVYAHGSYDGDIVYDGRPMSFGSINDSEAEGIVIIHQELALIPHLSVAENIFLGNERRGRNQLIDWNRANSEAATLLAQVGLHENPVTPINQLGVGKQQLIEIAKALSKDVRLLILDEPTAALNDNDSEHLLGLIRELQTRGITSIIISHKLGEIADIADRTTILRDGQTIETLDMSEAGSTQDRIIRGMVGRDLSHRFPERTPQIGEEVLRVEDWTAYHPTQLGRLMVDSVSLNVRAGEVVGIAGLMGAGRTEFAMSLFGRTYGREISGRVLMHGREVSTATVADAIDAGIAYATEDRKYYGLNLIEDIRRNISSAGLHQLSSRGWVNGNEELKVAEEYRASLNIKTPNVLTPVGQLSGGNQQKVVLSKWIYTDPEVLILDEPTRGIDVGAKYEIYTIVNKMVASGKAVLIISSELPELLGVCDRIYTLAGGRITGELTGAEATQEDLMHLMTMERDLVS